DNA sequence from the Chondrinema litorale genome:
TGTATGATAAGATGCACGATAAAAAAATAGATGACCATTCTGCTACAGATGGATTGCAAATGATTGAATTGTATACAAGACGATATTTTGAACAAGAAACAAAAGAAGCTCAAAGGAAAGTCAGACAATTGAAGTATAAAATTGAAGCAGGATTAAAGAATGTAGAAGACATTTTAAATCTATCCTTATCTGATTTAACAAAGGATTTTGAACGTATAGATAATGTCTTATCTCTATCTGAAGACTTTATGGATTTAGATGTTCTTAAAGTTTATAATAATGAAGCATTCAGCCACCAGAAAGCATTGAATATTTATCAAAATATAAATTCTTATAATAGTAATACCTCTTTCCCTAGTCAAGCTCAAAAAGGTAATGCTGCTATCAATAGAATACATGTTGAAGAAATGGTACAGGAAAGACAAGTGTTGATAGCAGGAAGTTATGAGAAATTGGCAAAAGAGTACTCTTTGAAGCTTAGTGAACTGGAAGGAGCTTTAAAGGAAGATGAATTATTAAGAATGACACAGGGAGAAAGGTTTGAAATAGCAACTCAGATTCAAAATGGATATAAGTATATCAATAGCTTACAACAACAATCAGAAAAGTTATTGAAGTCTTCTATGGAAATGAGCAATAGTAAAAAAGCAGCTATCAATATTTACAAGCAAAAACTAATAAGAGTTGAATTGTCTAAAGATCAATTATACATTCATGGCACGAACTAAGTACATTATCATTTTTTGTTTTTTTTCAATGCTATCAATTAGCACCAAATCTTTTGGTCAGTATATACCGTTCATCATTTATGATAAAGGAGGTATTAAAACTCGTACAGTTGATCTTATCAAAAATTTCATAAAAGATTGGTTTTTGCAGGAGATACAAGAAGAAGTTGATGAAGAAAAATTGGAAGTTTTTTTAGATAATATATTGGAACAGTATCAAGATAACCATTTAGCTAATTTTAGTCTAGAGTCTATTAAAGATTTACTACTGGCTAACTCAGGAACTTTTACATTAATTAAAGATGTCCAAGGTTTAGATTTTACTGGTTATTCAAACTTTCCTACAGATGTGATGCAAAACGCTTATACAGCAGAAGGAAACAAACTTCATCAAGCTAAAAAAATATATACTTCTATCAACTATACAGAAGGAAACATACCTAAAACAATTGAAGAAGTTGAGAGCTTTAAAGAAAGTAGAAATAAATTATTACTAGGTTTTGATGAGTATACAAAAAAAAGAAAAGTTGAAACTGCTATATTGTATAAAGAACTATCAACAGATTTAATAGAAAAAGCTAATGAGTTTCTGAAAGAGGTGAAAAAAGATGGTAAAGAAGGTATGAGAATGAGTGAATCAGAAAGAATAAAAGCTATTAATATATGCTACCAAATGATTGGAGATGCCTACAAAATCATTGAAGAGTCTGACAAAATGTTAAATAATAGTTCTAAAATGCATCCTATTTGGGATAAAATGAATAAACAATATGAATGGAAACTTATGAGAGAAGAGCTATTGAAACAGGAATTTTAAATATATAATACCATGAAAAAACTATTGATTTTTTTAACTAGTCTATGCTTCCTTTATAGTTGTAATGATTCATCAGATAATGAAGATGATATAGAAGAAGAAGTAACAAGTGCTAGAATCATTGAAATTTTAGGACAAAATAAGAAATGGGTTAGAGTATCATTAGTTTCTGAAGAAGAGAAAACACTTAATGGAATAACTTCTACAGATTGGTATGAGCTTATACCAGAATGTTATCAAGATAATGAGATTAATTTTAATGCATTTCTATTTTCATCAGGAAATTATGATTTATATGAAGATTTTGCAGATATGTATATGGGCGAGGAATTATGTGAAAGCAATGAATCAATAACTCGTGATAATATTTTTAATTGGACATTAGATGGAGAGAAGAAAATGATCAGTATAGAATTTTCAGAGTATGATCATGAGTATTTATATGGAGAGATAGGAAATGAAATCAGTAATGTAGAAAATTGGTATATAAGATCAATAACAGAATCTGAGATCATTTTTGAATATGTTAAAGAATGGAATGGTGATACATATAATATGGAAGCCAAATATATTCTAACTGAATAGAATTTTATTAAAATTAGATTACTACCACTAGAATAAAATTTTACGGCTTCAGTAGTTGATACTTGAAGTTGAATTTTAAATATAAAGTTGTTTTTTAATTATCATCAAGTATGAAAAAGTTTATTTTTAGCAGCATAGTACTTATGCTATGTGCCTGTGCAGGTTATGCGCAAAGGCATATAAAAAATCAAAACGAGTTTGGTTTGGATTATGGTTGGAGAGAAGGTAATGGTAGAAGTTATAATGGTTGGTATTTAGCTACAAACTATGGTAAGTTAATAACTGATCGGTTTACTCTAGGTACTACTATAACCTATGAGAAAGGATATAAATTAAATTCCATTTTTACTGATACAATTATTGTATCTAGTCCATATGAAATAGATTATAAATACAACTATGAAAATCTTCTTGTTGATTTAAGTTTAAGTTATAATCCTATAAGATTTGGTGAATTTGCATTCTGGGATATATTTCTTGGGGGGACTATTGGATACGAAGATTTCAAAAGTTTTTCAGAGTCTAAAAGAGTATTTTTAATAAGAGAAAACTTTGAAAGGTCAGATGATTTAGAACCTAATTTACCTAAAGGTTCAACTGTTATTGGCTATGTGATTGGAACAAATCTTAAAGCTTATTTGGGAGACTATTTTAGCTTACTCTTACAATATCAATATAGAGTAATTGGAAAGTCTAAAATATCTAAAGAAAGAGGTTATTATGGATTAGGTTTGAATTTCAATTTTTAGAATCATGAGCTATAGATCATTATCTCAAGTTAATGATGATGAAGAGGTACTTTGGAGTGAAAAACCATCTCAAATATTAAATCTAAAATCATTCTTTATTTCATCATTATCCATGATCATAAGCCTTTATGTTGTTGTCCATATAAAGGATATATATGATAAGATAAGAAGTTATCAAAAACAGATAGGAATAGAAATAATTGATATTGAAGTCATATTTTATTTTATAGCTATAATTTTCTTCATATCAGTCTTTTATATGTTTTCATCTTGGTTAAGAGTTTATATGATCGAGTATAAATTAACTACAGATAGATTATTTAAAAAGCATGGTATATTCAAACAGGAAATTGATGAATTAGAGCTTTATAGAATTAAGGACTATACTATCATTTCCCCGTTTATTTCACGTCTTTTTAGTGTTGCAAACATAAGGTTAGATACTTCTGACAAATCGCACAGTGTTCTTTACTTAATGGCAATAAAAGATACAGAAAGGGTTAATCAGACAATCCGAAAACAAGTAGAAATCCTCCGATCTAGAAAAGGAGTGAGAGAAATTGATTAACTACAAAATCAATATAAACTATGGTACTTTCAGCTATATTAGAATTCCTAACAGAAGGGCTAAATGGAGCGACTGCATCTGATTTTTTATTAATTTTTGTTGGATTAATATTAGTAGCTTTTGGTTTAGATTATTACTCAATTGTATACATATTAGAACCTACTGGTGGTTGGGAAGATCATTTAAAGTTATTCTTTTTAGAGTATGGTAAAAGCTTGAGATTAATATCTTCTGTGATTTATGTGATTACCATGTATTGGTCTATTAGTAAATCAAAAGGAAGCCTAACTATTCCAATATCTTTATTCATACTATGCGCTATAATATTTATACTTTCTATATATGCTTTTGCTAACATATATCGGTTCGCTTCTTATGCCAAATATGGCTATCCTCTTTCTTTTTTAGGCATTCTTTTATCTTCCCCTTTCCTGTGTTCATTCTTTACTAATAAAAAAGATGACAGAAAAATTGCTGAAAGAGAATTGATGAAAACAGGAGAAAGTGTCAATCTAAAAACAGAATTGGGTTGGATTAATATACCAAATATATTCAGAGGTGTATTAGGTATAGGAGGAACAGGATGTGGTAAATCATATTCATTAGTAAATCCTTGTATTCATCAACTAATACAAAAAGGATTTTCAGGAATTGTATATGATTTTAAAGCATTTACACTGGGTAAAGAAATGGTAAGGTCAATAAAGAAATATGATATAAAATTACCAATTCATTTTATTGATTTTAGAGATATAAGCCGCTCCCATAGATGTAATCCTTTCAATCATAAAACACTAGTTCAACAAGCTTTTGCTCATGATTATGCACTCTCTATTATTAATAATCTAGACCCTGAAACAGTTAAAAGACAAGACTTTTTTGTTAAATCTGCAAAATCATGGCTAGCAGCAATAATTTGGTTTTATAAGAAAGAATATCCAGAGTATTGCACTATTCCTCATGTTATCAATACAGCTCTCCATCACGAACATGAAAGAGTGATATCTATGCTAGAAACTAATTCTGATTGTGCTGATATGATACGTTCAATTAGTTCAGCAATGATAGAAGGAGCAAGTAAGCAAATTGCTGGTGTGATAGGCTCTCTTCAAACTATGCTGCCAACTATTAATAGTCCGGAAATTTGTTGGGTATTAGGAGCTAAAGAAGGCGAGGAAGATTTTGATTTAGATATTAATAATCCAGATAACCCACAATTACTTTGTATAGGTTCTGATCCTACATTATATCAAACATTTAGCCCTGTGATATCATGTATGATGACAGTTGCATCTAAAATCATGAATCAACAATACAAGCACAAAAGTTTTATAATTCTTGATGAAGGACCAACTCTATATATTCCTGGATTCGATAATATTCCTGCTACAGCTCGAAGTAACAAAGTTGCTGTTTTTTACTTTGCTCAAAGTATATCTCAAATAATATATCAGTATGGTCGAGATAAAGCCAATGTACTATTGTCAGTTCTTAATAATCAGTTTTTTGGAAAAACATCTGATAATGAAGTTGCTGAACTGGTTTCTAAGATGATAGGTAAAGAAGAGAAGGAATTTGAAAGAAAAAGTATTAGCCAAGGCAGCTCTTATGCAGCAGGAAGTTCAAGCCTGAATAAATCTAAAAACATATCCTATTCAAGTGATACAAGAGAAAGATTTGTGATCAATCCACAAGATGTAAGGAGACTAAAAACAGGGGAGTTTATTGGAGAAACAGTTGAAAGTTCAGGTCACTATTTCTATGATAAAATTAGTGATCCGATGAAGAAGTTTACAAAAGATCAGAAGCAGGATTACGATATAAAAGATTTTGCTAAATTCTCATCATTTGTAGATTATAAGGATATGGAAACAAAAATTCAAGAGAATAGAGAAAGAATCAAAAAAGAAGTAAATCAAACAGTCAGCAAGTATGAAAACATATTTGAAAACATGAGAGAAGAACAGTAAAGTAAAGTTTCCCATCAGCCAGTTAATAGATAAACTAATTTGGCATAGTTTATTTTGATTTCTATTTTAAAATCGCTTTTTAAATGAGAAGCGATTTTTTTTACAATGTTTGTATTATCATTTTTTTTTCTTCATCAGTTAAATTTTGTATTTGAAGAATCAATTTTGCTGATCTGTGGTCAGAACCTTTTTTGTCACTTAAAGTTATATGTTGTGTTATATTTGAAATGTAATTAGTAAGTTTTGGGTATGTGCTAAAAAAATAATTTTTTATTTCATATCCTCTCAAAAATGATAAAATTTCATTTTCATTAAATTCTTCATTAGTTTTTAAATTCATATATTTTATATTGTTATCCATAATATAAGGCTCGTTATTTATAGATTTACCTCTATAAATGTCTTTCTTTGAATAAAGTGTTTTATCACTTTTACCTTCAATTGTGAGATAAATTTGTTTTTTATCAAAAGATATAATTGTATCAAAAGAATTTAATATTCTACAGATTTCATCAACTAAAATCTTATTTTGTTTTAAATCATCTAATTTATATTTGCCTAATCCGTAATTCTTAATTTCGACACCAACAGCTGAAGTTGTATCTATGATATATCCAATTTCAACTTTTAGTTCATCATGATTATTAAAGTATTTTACTAAAGGCACTAGATTTGAAATTTCTGGTATAGGTTTTATTTTTTCTCTCATTTTTCCTTTAGTATTTGTAGCTTCATTACCTTGAGGTAAACATGGGGTAATAGAGATAGCTGTTACACTAAACAATGCATTGTATGAGACAACGGAAAATGAGTAAAATGCAAAGCCAAAAATGACTATACTAATAATAGCATTACTTTTTTTTGCTATTTCTATACCTGTTATTCCTATAAAAGGAAGAAAAGAAATATAAGATTTTTGAGTCCCTTTATTTTCAAAATCAATAATATCATCGATACTATCTAAGTAGTAGATTTTAAAATACTTTGATTTGATGGAGTTAAATTGTTCTAAATTTCCACCATTTATAGCAATAATAAATGCGTTGTTATAGATGTCTAATTTATGTTTTTTTACTATTTCAATAAATTCAGAATAATTTGTTTTATCACCTTTATCTCTATCTGTAATTAATAACAATTTTGTTGTTAGAAGATATTTTGAATTGTTTGCTTTCCAGCTTTCTCTAATTTCAAACCCTTTAGATATTCCACAAGTAAGATTTGTATCAGGATGTAACTTTAAATTTGGTTTTAAGAAAGATTTAATATTTGTAACAGGTATAATTTCATCTAATATTACTTCGCCAGCAAAAGGAATAATTGCATAATAAATATTAGAAGGTTTGTAATGATCAATACTGTACTTGTTAACGAAAGAAGTTATATGATCTTCAACTATTTTAATATAGTCTGTCATAGAATAAGAAACATCAATGACAAAAATTAGTAACATTTTTTTTTCTTTCATATTTATATAATTTCAATTAAACTCTTAATTGAATGCAAAATATACATTTCATTTGAGATTATTTTTCCCTCTCAATTCCTCATAAGAGCAGTTTAAATGATCTATTGATTTGTCAATTTCTTCTTGTTTAAAAGAATTGTTCCTGATTCTATAATTAAATTGTTTGTAACTCAGTTTTAAAACATTTTCAGCAAACCATGTAAGGCTAATGCCTTTACTTTTCAGTACATTCTTTATATTCTTCATAATACAAATATAAAGGATTTAGCAAGATTAAACACCTTAAAAATAAAGATAAAAATATACTAAAAAATAGGATATTAAAAAAATAACAATTAGTTTAGACATATAGTAATCTCTAAATTTTTATTAAAAGGGGATTGGGTTATTTGTAAAATTCCCGAAAAGTGTCTCCGCGACCAAACTTTGACACTTAACGGGGTAAAATTAAAATCATGGCAAATCTAATTAAAAACACGAATTCTTCGGGTATCTGT
Encoded proteins:
- a CDS encoding PH domain-containing protein, translating into MSYRSLSQVNDDEEVLWSEKPSQILNLKSFFISSLSMIISLYVVVHIKDIYDKIRSYQKQIGIEIIDIEVIFYFIAIIFFISVFYMFSSWLRVYMIEYKLTTDRLFKKHGIFKQEIDELELYRIKDYTIISPFISRLFSVANIRLDTSDKSHSVLYLMAIKDTERVNQTIRKQVEILRSRKGVREID
- a CDS encoding type IV secretory system conjugative DNA transfer family protein; translated protein: MVLSAILEFLTEGLNGATASDFLLIFVGLILVAFGLDYYSIVYILEPTGGWEDHLKLFFLEYGKSLRLISSVIYVITMYWSISKSKGSLTIPISLFILCAIIFILSIYAFANIYRFASYAKYGYPLSFLGILLSSPFLCSFFTNKKDDRKIAERELMKTGESVNLKTELGWINIPNIFRGVLGIGGTGCGKSYSLVNPCIHQLIQKGFSGIVYDFKAFTLGKEMVRSIKKYDIKLPIHFIDFRDISRSHRCNPFNHKTLVQQAFAHDYALSIINNLDPETVKRQDFFVKSAKSWLAAIIWFYKKEYPEYCTIPHVINTALHHEHERVISMLETNSDCADMIRSISSAMIEGASKQIAGVIGSLQTMLPTINSPEICWVLGAKEGEEDFDLDINNPDNPQLLCIGSDPTLYQTFSPVISCMMTVASKIMNQQYKHKSFIILDEGPTLYIPGFDNIPATARSNKVAVFYFAQSISQIIYQYGRDKANVLLSVLNNQFFGKTSDNEVAELVSKMIGKEEKEFERKSISQGSSYAAGSSSLNKSKNISYSSDTRERFVINPQDVRRLKTGEFIGETVESSGHYFYDKISDPMKKFTKDQKQDYDIKDFAKFSSFVDYKDMETKIQENRERIKKEVNQTVSKYENIFENMREEQ
- a CDS encoding VWA domain-containing protein — its product is MKEKKMLLIFVIDVSYSMTDYIKIVEDHITSFVNKYSIDHYKPSNIYYAIIPFAGEVILDEIIPVTNIKSFLKPNLKLHPDTNLTCGISKGFEIRESWKANNSKYLLTTKLLLITDRDKGDKTNYSEFIEIVKKHKLDIYNNAFIIAINGGNLEQFNSIKSKYFKIYYLDSIDDIIDFENKGTQKSYISFLPFIGITGIEIAKKSNAIISIVIFGFAFYSFSVVSYNALFSVTAISITPCLPQGNEATNTKGKMREKIKPIPEISNLVPLVKYFNNHDELKVEIGYIIDTTSAVGVEIKNYGLGKYKLDDLKQNKILVDEICRILNSFDTIISFDKKQIYLTIEGKSDKTLYSKKDIYRGKSINNEPYIMDNNIKYMNLKTNEEFNENEILSFLRGYEIKNYFFSTYPKLTNYISNITQHITLSDKKGSDHRSAKLILQIQNLTDEEKKMIIQTL